One part of the Sander vitreus isolate 19-12246 chromosome 10, sanVit1, whole genome shotgun sequence genome encodes these proteins:
- the hrh2a gene encoding histamine receptor H2a: protein MDVSSEAPVIMLSQVMLGVTLSLLILLTVSGNVLVCLAVCASRRLRCLTNCFIVSLAVTDLLLGLVVLPFSALLQLNNEWPLGPAFCNFYISMDVMLCTASILTLLAISVDRYLAVTRPLRYASLVLPWRVAVAMASVWAVSVAVSFLPIQMGWNTVNGTVQNHGPWAPEGKCRFELNRPYVLTDSLLTFYLPLVAMCWTYLQILRIARAQAKRIVSARPTCITSYNCRNNPSTSTTVVSSVTAVALREHKATVTLAAVIGAFVVCWLPYFILFTVLGLKEHPDPSTVPEFPIVLWLGYANSALNPILYGALNRDFRSAYSRLLRCRCPTYSGWRSRQPSPTVTAVTAATDQFTEVTLMCGHSPATCRAGLTEQNLILQEMNSGTATATIQFANGTAVTDVNGNERSC, encoded by the exons atggatgtctcCAGTGAAGCACCAGTGATAATGTTGTCACAAGTGATGCTGGGTGTTACCCTGTCCCTCCTCATCCTTCTGACTGTCAGTGGTAATGTGCTGGTGTGCCTGGCTGTCTGCGCCTCTCGACGCCTCCGCTGCCTCACCAACTGCTTCATTGTGTCGCTGGCGGTGACAGACTTGCTGCTCGGCCTCGTCGTCCTCCCTTTCTCTGCCCTCCTACAGCTTAACAACGAGTGGCCGCTCGGCCCAGCCTTCTGCAACTTCTACATCTCCATGGATGTCATGCTGTGCACAGCCTCCATCCTCACCCTCCTGGCCATCAGTGTTGACCGCTACCTGGCAGTGACCAGGCCTCTGAGATACGCCTCACTGGTGTTACCATGGAGAGTTGCTGTGGCCATGGCCAGTGTTTGGGCAGTGTCTGTGGCTGTGTCTTTCTTGCCCATCCAAATGGGGTGGAACACTGTTAATGGGACAGTGCAGAACCACGGGCCTTGGGCTCCAGAGGGGAAATGTCGCTTTGAGCTGAACAGACCCTACGTACTGACAGACTCTCTTCTCACTTTCTACCTGCCTCTGGTGGCTATGTGCTGGACCTACCTCCAAATACTTCGCATTGCACGGGCACAGGCCAAACGAATTGTCAGTGCCCGGCCCACATGCATCACCAGCTACAACTGCAGGAACAATCCTTCCACCAGTACCACTGTGGTTTCCAGTGTTACAGCAGTGGCTCTGCGGGAGCACAAAGCCACAGTGACACTGGCAGCAGTGATAGGGGCTTTTGTGGTGTGTTGGCTGCCGTATTTCATCCTGTTCACAGTGTTGGGTCTAAAGGAGCATCCAGATCCAAGCACAGTACCAGAATTCCCCATTGTGTTGTGGCTGGGTTACGCCAACTCGGCCCTCAACCCTATCCTCTATGGAGCCCTCAACAGGGACTTCAGGTCAGCCTACTCCCGTCTACTGAGATGCCGATGCCCTACCTACAGTGGGTGGAGGAGCCGACAGCCGTCTCCCACTGTGACAGCAGTGACAGCAG CCACAGACCAGTTTACAGAGGTGACACTGATGTGTGGCCACTCCCCTGCCACCTGCAGGGCAGGTCTAACAGAGCAAAACCTAATACTTCAAGAAATGAACAGCGGGACAGCCACAGCAACTATCCAATTTGCAAATGGCACTGCTGTCACCGATGTCAATGGCAATGAGAG GTCATGCTGA